The window GCTGGCGGCCGCCTGGAGCCACCCGACCACCAAGGTGCTGCCGATCGCCGGCGGCGAGGCGTTCGTGGTGGACACCGGGCAGGGCACCGAACTGGTGCTGATGCCCTCGTTCGAGGCGCCGCAGACCGGGGACCGCTACTTCCTCGGCACCGACGAGGACGGGGTGTCGTACTTCGCGCTGGCCGGCGAGAGCCTGCCGGGGCGCCTCGACGGCGACGCCCGCCCGGCCGGGCTGCGCGAGGTCGGGGGGATGCTCTCCGACCGGGACGCCGGGCTGCTGGTGCACGCCGTCGCGCTGGAGCACTGGCACCGGCTGCACAGCTTCTGCTCGCGCTGCGGGCACCCGACCGAGAAGGCCGGCGCCGGCCACGTCCGGCGCTGCACCTCCTGCGCGGCCGAGCACTACCCGCGCACCGACGCGGCGGTGATCATGATGATCACCGACGAGCAGGACCGCTGCCTGCTGGGCCGGCAGGCGCTCTGGCCGGAGGGCCGCTGGTCGACCCTGGCCGGGTTCGTCGAGCCGGGCGAGTCGATCGAGCAGGCCGTGGTCCGCGAGGTCTTCGAGGAGGCCGGGGTGCGGGTGGCCGAGGTCGCCTACGTGGCCAGCCAGCCGTGGCCGTTCCCGTCCAGTCTGATGCTGGGCTTCATGGGCAAGGCAGATCCGGACGGGACGGCCATCACCGTGGACGGCGAGGAGCTGGCCGAGGCGCGCTGGTTCTCCCGGGAGGAGCTGCGGGCCGGCATGGCGGCGGGCGAGATCCTGCCGCCGTCCGGGATTTCGATCGCCCGTCACCTGGTCGAACTCTGGTACGGGGAGCGGCTGCCTTCGGCGGCGCGCTGGTAATTCCGACAATCAGGGGCGTGCGGCTTATTGCCGCGCGCCCCTGATTTCGTTTCGTGCCCTCCGTCGCGCCGGTCATCCAGGGGCCCGGCGCGGCCGAACGGGTGGTCCGGACGGATTTCGCGCCGGTCGGGCGCGCTGACGTTCGTATCCGGAGGGGCCGCCTCCTGCCGTGTACCGGCGGGCCAGGGCGCCCGCCGCGGGCCCGCCGTCGCCGATCCGGGTCGACATTGTCGGAATCGGCTGAAACCGGGTCACCGCCCTCGCTACATTCACTCGGGTGACAATCCCCCGGGGCACCACCCAATCCCCCAAATACCAGCGCCTCGCCGCCGATCTGCGCCGCCGGATCGCCGAGGGCGAATTCACCGCCCGGGCCGCCCTCCCGGTCGAGAGCGAACTGGAGCGCCAGTACGGGGTCGCCCGCAACACCGTCCGGCTGGCCGTCGACGTCCTGGTCAACGAGGGCCGGCTGGTCCGGCTCCAGGGCAAGGGCACCTACCTCCGGGAGCACCCCGTCCTGGACCACCGCGCCTACGGACCGGCCCCGGCGCCGCCGGGGCCGCGCGACCCGCTCGCCGGGCCGCGGGACTGCCTGGCCGTGCCCACCGCCGTCTACCTCGGCGAGGCCGCCGACGCCGGCCGGGAGCTCACCGTCGACTTCGAGATGATGATCGTCCGGGCCCGGGTCGACATCGCCGAGCGGCTCGGGCTCCGGCCCGGCGAGGCGATCGTGGTCCGCCGCCAGCTCCGGCTGCTGGACCGTGAGCCGTACTCGATCGAGGAGAGCCACTACCGGGCCGGCCTCGCCGCGGGCACCCCGCTGATGGAGCCCGACCAGATCGACGGCGGGGACGAGGCGGTGCTCGCCCTGCTCGGCCGGACCGAGATCGGGGCGGTGGACCACCTGGTGGCCCGGATGCCCGGCCCCGAGGAGGCGCAGTGGTTCCAGGGCGGCCCCGGAGTGCCGCTGATGGTCCAGACCCGGGTGACCTACGACCGGCGCGGCCCCGTCCGGGTCATCGAGACCCGCTACTCCGCCGACCGCAGCCGGCTGGTCTACGGCGTCGGCGACCTCGCCGCCCGGACCCAGCTGCCCGCACCCGCGGCGCCGGTGGACCCGGCCCGGGCCGACGCCCCCTGAGGTGCGCCGGCCCGGGCCCCGCGGGCCGTCGCGGGTCAGGCCGCCAGGGCCTTCTTGACCTGCATCAGGCTCGGGTTGGTCATCACGACCTGCTCGCCGCCGCCCGCCGGCGTCACCAGCACCGTCGGCACGATCTGGTTGCCGCCGTTCACGGACTCGACGAAGGACGCCGAGTTCGGGTCCTCCTCGATGTTGATCTCGGTGTAGCCGATGCCTTCACGGGTCAGCTGGCTCTTGAGTCGGTTGCAGTACCCACACCAGGTCGTGCTGTACATCGTCACGCTGCCGGACATCGAGGGGCTCCTTCGGGAAAGAGGGCGTGCGGTCTCTGGGAGGAACGTCCGTCACGCAACGGTCATTCCGCGTGCGCCCGGCGTGAGATCGACCTCGCACGCCCGAGCGCGCACCGTTCATCCTGCGATCGCACCGGGCCTGTGGACAAGCCCGCCCCGGTTGTCGCACCGGGCTGAGAGGATGGAACGCATGCAGGAAGACCTCTTGAGCGGCAGCCCGTTCGACGACTACCGCGCCGCGTCCGGCCCCGACGCGGTGCTCGCCGGGCTCGACCCCGAGCAGCGGGCCGTCGCCACCGCCCTGCAGGGGCCCGTCTGCGTGCTCGCCGGCGCCGGCACCGGCAAGACGCGCGCCATCACCCACCGGATCGCCTACGGGGTCCGCAGCGGGGTCTACCAGCCCGCCCAGGTGCTCGCCGTCACCTTCACCGCCCGCGCGGCGGGGGAGATGCGCGGGCGGCTGCGCCAGCTCGGCGCCGAGGGCGTCCAGGCCCGCACCTTCCACGCCGCCGCGCTGCGCCAGCTCCAGTACTTCTGGCCGCGCGCCGTGGGCGGCCCGGTGCCGCAGCTGGTGGAGCGCAAGGTCCAGCTGGTCGCGGAGTCCGCCGCGCGCTGCGGGCTGCGCGTCCAGCGCACCGAACTGCGCGACCTCACCGCCGAGATCGAGTGGGCCAAGGTCTCCCAGATCGGCCCGGACGACTACCCGGCCGCGGTGCAGAAGTCGGCCCGCGAGGCCCCGCGCGACCCGGCCGAGATCGCCCAGGTGTACCGGGTGTACGAGGAGACCAAGAGCCGCCGCGGCGTCATCGACTTCGAGGACGTCCTGCTGCTGACCGCCGCGATCCTGGAGGACCGCCCGGACATCGCCGACCAGGTCCGCGCCCAGTACCGGCACTTCACCGTCGACGAGTACCAGGACGTCTCGCCGCTCCAGCAGCGGCTGCTCGACCAGTGGACCGGCCCCGCCGCGGGCAGCCTCTGCGTGGTCGGCGACGCCAGCCAGACCATCTACTCGTTCACCGGCGCCACCCCCGACTACCTGCTGAACTTCCGCACCCGCCACCCCGAGGCGACGGTGGTCAAGCTGGTCCGGGACTACCGCTCCACCCCGCAGGTCGTCCACCTGGCCAACGGACTGCTCGCGCAGGCCCGCGGCCAGGCGGCCCGGCACCGGCTGGAGCTGGTCTCGCAGCGCGAGGCCGGTCCCGAGCCCGTCTACACCGAGTACGAGGACGAGCCGACCGAGGCCGAGACCACCGCCCGCCGGATCAAGGAGCTGCTGGCGTCCGGGGTGCGGGCCAGCGAGGTCGCCGTGCTGTTCCGCACCAACGGCCAGTCCGAGGTCTACGAGCAGGCACTCGCCGACCTCGGCGTCTCCTACCAGCTCAAGGGCGCCGAGCGGTTCTTCGAGCGCCCCGAGGTGCGGGACGCCGGCGTGCTGCTGCGCGGCGCCGCCCGGGCCGCCTCCGACCCGCTCACCGACGGCACCCCCGGCCTCGCCGCGCAGGTCCGGGCGGTGCTCGCGACCCGGGGCTTCACCGCGGAGCCGCCGGCCGGCTCCGGCGCGGTGCGCGAGCGCTGGGAGTCGCTGGCCGCGCTGGTCCGGCTCGCCGAGGACTTCGAGCGCACCCGCACGGCGGCCGGGGAGCCGGCCGACCTGGCCGCGTACGTCGCCGAGCTGGACGGCCGGGCCGCGGCCCAGCACGCGCCCGCCGTCGAGGGCGTCACGCTGGCCTCGCTGCACGCCGCCAAGGGCCTGGAGTGGGACGCCGTCTTCCTGGTCGGCCTCACCGAGGGCACCATGCCGATCATCTACGCCAAGACGGACGAGCAGGTCGAGGAGGAGCGCCGGCTGCTCTACGTCGGCGTCACCCGGGCCCGCAAGCACCTCTCGCTCTCCTGGTCGCTC of the Kitasatospora sp. NBC_01246 genome contains:
- a CDS encoding GntR family transcriptional regulator, translating into MTIPRGTTQSPKYQRLAADLRRRIAEGEFTARAALPVESELERQYGVARNTVRLAVDVLVNEGRLVRLQGKGTYLREHPVLDHRAYGPAPAPPGPRDPLAGPRDCLAVPTAVYLGEAADAGRELTVDFEMMIVRARVDIAERLGLRPGEAIVVRRQLRLLDREPYSIEESHYRAGLAAGTPLMEPDQIDGGDEAVLALLGRTEIGAVDHLVARMPGPEEAQWFQGGPGVPLMVQTRVTYDRRGPVRVIETRYSADRSRLVYGVGDLAARTQLPAPAAPVDPARADAP
- a CDS encoding mycoredoxin codes for the protein MSGSVTMYSTTWCGYCNRLKSQLTREGIGYTEINIEEDPNSASFVESVNGGNQIVPTVLVTPAGGGEQVVMTNPSLMQVKKALAA
- the nudC gene encoding NAD(+) diphosphatase, with product MSTVPETERPLPPALARAGVDRAAQHRFDEPWLAAAWSHPTTKVLPIAGGEAFVVDTGQGTELVLMPSFEAPQTGDRYFLGTDEDGVSYFALAGESLPGRLDGDARPAGLREVGGMLSDRDAGLLVHAVALEHWHRLHSFCSRCGHPTEKAGAGHVRRCTSCAAEHYPRTDAAVIMMITDEQDRCLLGRQALWPEGRWSTLAGFVEPGESIEQAVVREVFEEAGVRVAEVAYVASQPWPFPSSLMLGFMGKADPDGTAITVDGEELAEARWFSREELRAGMAAGEILPPSGISIARHLVELWYGERLPSAARW
- a CDS encoding ATP-dependent DNA helicase UvrD2 yields the protein MQEDLLSGSPFDDYRAASGPDAVLAGLDPEQRAVATALQGPVCVLAGAGTGKTRAITHRIAYGVRSGVYQPAQVLAVTFTARAAGEMRGRLRQLGAEGVQARTFHAAALRQLQYFWPRAVGGPVPQLVERKVQLVAESAARCGLRVQRTELRDLTAEIEWAKVSQIGPDDYPAAVQKSAREAPRDPAEIAQVYRVYEETKSRRGVIDFEDVLLLTAAILEDRPDIADQVRAQYRHFTVDEYQDVSPLQQRLLDQWTGPAAGSLCVVGDASQTIYSFTGATPDYLLNFRTRHPEATVVKLVRDYRSTPQVVHLANGLLAQARGQAARHRLELVSQREAGPEPVYTEYEDEPTEAETTARRIKELLASGVRASEVAVLFRTNGQSEVYEQALADLGVSYQLKGAERFFERPEVRDAGVLLRGAARAASDPLTDGTPGLAAQVRAVLATRGFTAEPPAGSGAVRERWESLAALVRLAEDFERTRTAAGEPADLAAYVAELDGRAAAQHAPAVEGVTLASLHAAKGLEWDAVFLVGLTEGTMPIIYAKTDEQVEEERRLLYVGVTRARKHLSLSWSLSRSPGGRGNRKPTRFLDGLRPNSGAPGARAGGRGGRGGVEAGERSAGRRVRGPVRCRVCERVLTEAVERKLRRCESCPSTMDEALYERLREWRAGQAKKQGAPAYVVFTDATLMAIAEDVPATTQELAVISGVGAMKLDKYGAAVLSLCAGEELTEDPVDVEDGDPDEPA